In Zea mays cultivar B73 unplaced genomic scaffold, Zm-B73-REFERENCE-NAM-5.0 scaffold_621, whole genome shotgun sequence, the genomic stretch AAATTATTGACTCTAGAGATATGGTAATATGGAGAAGACAAAATTGTTTGAAGCACGCACAGAACCGGAAGCGCCCCTTGTTTCAAAGAGAGGAGGACGGGTTATTCACATTTAATTTGATGGTCAGAGGCGAATTGAAAGTTAAGCAGTGGTAATTAAGACCCCCGGGTGAAAATAGGGATGTCTCCTACGTTACCCATAATATGTGGAAGTATCGACGTAATTTCATAGAGTCATTCGATCTGAATGCTACATGAAGAACATAAGCCAGATGACGGAACGCGGAGACCTAGGATGTAGAAGATCATAACATGAGCGATTCGGCGGATTTGGATTCCTTTTCTATATATCCACTCATGTGGTACTTCATCATACGATTCATATAAGATCCATCTGTCTAGAGATCGTCATATACATCTAGAAAGCCGTATGCTTTGGAAGAAGCTTGTACAGTTTGGGAAGGGGTTTTTTGAGAAAAAAGAAGAATCTACTTCAACCGATATGCCCTTAGGCACGGCCATACATAACATAGAAATCACACGTGGAAGGGGTGGGCAATTAGCTAGAGCAGCAGGTGCTGTAGCGAAACTGATTGCAAAAGAGGGTAAATTGGCCACTTTAAGATTACCATCTGGGGAGGTCCGTTTGGTATCCCAAAACTGCTTAGCAACAGTCGGACAAGTGGGTAATGTTGGGGTGAACCAAAAAAGTTTGGGTAGAGCCGGATCTAAGTGTTGGCTAGGTAAACGCCCCGTAGTAAGAGGGGTAGTTATGAACCCTGTGGACCACCCCCATGGGGGTGGTGAAGGGAAAGCCCCCATTGGTAGAAAAAAACCCACAACCCCTTGGGGTTATCCTGCGCTTGGAAGAAGAACTAGGAAAAGGAAAAAATATAGTGATAGTTTTATTCTTCGTCGCCGTAAGTAAATACGTAACTAGGAATATGGAAAATTGCATTTTTGGAATTTGCAATAATGCGATGGGCGAACGACGGGAATTGAACCCGCGCATGGTGGATTCACAATCCACTGCCTTGATCCACTTGGCTACATCCGCCCCTTATCCAGCTAAaggattttctcttttttccaTTCATTATTATTCTATTTATTCTGACCTCCATACCTCGATCGAGATAGTGGACATAGGATGCCACTCTTTAAAATGAAAAAAAGGAGTAATCAGCTGTGACACGAAAAAAAACGAATCCTTTTGTAGCTCGTCATTTATTGGCAAAAATCGAAAAGGTCAATATGAAGGAGGAGAAAGAAATAATAGTAACGTGGTCCCGGGCATCTAGCATTCTACCCGCAATGGTTGGCCATACAATCGCGATTCATAATGGAAAAGAACATATACCTATTTACATAACAAATCCTATGGTAGGTCGCAAATTGGGGGAATTCGTGCCTACTCGGCATTTCACGAGTTATGAAAGTACAAGAAAGGATACTAAATCTCGTCGTTAATTGAATTCAGAATAGAAAGATTCAGAATAAACAAAGAAATACCCAATATCCTGTTGGAACAAGATATTGGGTATTTCCGGCTTTCCTTCCTTCAAAAATTCCTATATGTTTAGGAGAAAAACCTTATCCATTAAGGTAAGGAACTTCAAGAGCAGCTAGGTCTAGAGGGAAGTTGTGAGCATTACGTTCGTGCATTACCTCCATACCAAGATTAGCACGGTTGATGATATCAGCCCAAGTATTAATAACGCGACCTTGGCTATCAACTACAGATTGGTTGAAATTGAAACCATTTAGGTTGAATGCCATAGTACTAATACCTAAAGCAGTGAACCAGATCCCTACTACAGGCCAAGCAGCCAAGAAGAAGTGTAAAGAACGAGAATTGTTGAAACTAGCATATTGGAAGATTAATCGACCAAAATAACCGTGAGCAGCCACAATATTATAAGTCTCTTCTTCCTGACCAAATTTGTAACCCTCATTAGCAGACTCATTTTCAGTGGTTTCCCTGATCAAACTAGAGGTTACCAAGGAACCATGCATAGCACTGAATAGGGAACCGCCGAATACACCAGCTACACCTAACATGTGAAATGGATGCATAAGGATGTTGTGCTCTGCCTGGAATACAATCATAAAGTTGAAAGTACCAGATATTCCTAAAGGCATACCATCAGAGAAACTTCCTTGACCAATAGGGTAAATCAAGAAAACAGCAGTAGCAGCTGCAACAGGAGCTGAATATGCAACAGCAATCCAAGGGCGCATACCCAGACGGAAACTAAGTTCCCACTCACGACCCATATAACAAGCTACACCAAGTAAGAAGTGTAGAACAATTAGCTCATAAGGACCGCCATTGTATAACCATTCATCAACAGATGCAGCTTCCCAAATTGGGTAAAAATGCAATCCGATCGCCGCAGAAGTAGGAATAATAGCACCAGAGATAATATTGTTTCCATAAAGTAAAGAACCAGAAACAGGCTCACGAATACCATCAATATCTACTGGAGGAGCAGCGATGAAGGCGATAATAAATACGGAAGTTGCGGTCAATAAGGTAGGGATCATCAAAACACCGAACCATCCAATGTAAAGACGGTTTTCGGTGCTAGTTATCCAGTTGCAGAAGCGACCCCACAGGCTTGTACTTTCGCGTCTCTCTAAAATTGCAGTCATGGTAAGATCTTGGTTTATTCAAATTGCAAGGACTCCCAAGCACACGTATTAACTAGAAAGAAAATAGATAATAGAAGGCTTGTTATTTAACAGTATAACATAGTCTATATACCAATGTCAACCAAGCCAGCCCCAACGATTGGATTTTCGTATAACTTCATTTACCAAATCCAAAAATTTGGGAAATTAAGTTAGTAAAAATGAAAAACTCAGATTGCTCTTTTCTATTTTCCATATGGGTTGCCCGGGACTCGAACCCGGAACTAGTCGGATGGAGTAGATAATTCTTCCTTGTTACAATAGAAAAAACCCCTCCCCAAATCGTGCTTGCATTTTTCATTGCACACGACTTTCCCTATGTGGAAATAGCCAATTTCTATTCCGAAGAGGAAGTCCACTAATTTTGAGAATTTTTAATTAGTTAAAGTGATTCACCTACTATGGAACATTTCAGAATGGAAAATGTGCAAGTTTTATCTTGATATCGATCTTTTCTAGTTTATTAATTTTGTCTAATGATTAATTAAGAGTAAGAGGATTCACCAGGTCATTGATACGGATAATATCCAA encodes the following:
- the LOC118475751 gene encoding 50S ribosomal protein L2, chloroplastic-like; translation: MAEWLKRPTHNWRILNNTAKHLYKTPIPSTRKGTVDRQVKSNPRNKLIHGRHRCGKGRNARGIITARHRGGGHKRLYRKIDFRRNQKDISGRIITIEYDPNRNAYICLIHYGDGEKRYILHPRGAIIGDTIVSGTKVPISMGNALPLKSTSTDMPLGTAIHNIEITRGRGGQLARAAGAVAKLIAKEGKLATLRLPSGEVRLVSQNCLATVGQVGNVGVNQKSLGRAGSKCWLGKRPVVRGVVMNPVDHPHGGGEGKAPIGRKKPTTPWGYPALGRRTRKRKKYSDSFILRRRK
- the LOC118475749 gene encoding photosystem II protein D1, which produces MTAILERRESTSLWGRFCNWITSTENRLYIGWFGVLMIPTLLTATSVFIIAFIAAPPVDIDGIREPVSGSLLYGNNIISGAIIPTSAAIGLHFYPIWEAASVDEWLYNGGPYELIVLHFLLGVACYMGREWELSFRLGMRPWIAVAYSAPVAAATAVFLIYPIGQGSFSDGMPLGISGTFNFMIVFQAEHNILMHPFHMLGVAGVFGGSLFSAMHGSLVTSSLIRETTENESANEGYKFGQEEETYNIVAAHGYFGRLIFQYASFNNSRSLHFFLAAWPVVGIWFTALGISTMAFNLNGFNFNQSVVDSQGRVINTWADIINRANLGMEVMHERNAHNFPLDLAALEVPYLNG